Proteins encoded in a region of the Thermocaproicibacter melissae genome:
- the argR gene encoding arginine repressor, with protein MKKKRHEKILELIQKYSIDTQEELLRLLREAGYDVTQATVSRDIKELRLLKMLSPDGKYRYVPAKDDSKSNSGKFFSLFADSAVSVASAQNIVCVKCQPGMANAVCAAMDALYRDDVVGTLAGDDTIFILTHNDKEAELLAEELNDIIR; from the coding sequence TTGAAGAAGAAGAGACACGAGAAAATCCTGGAGTTGATTCAGAAATATTCCATCGATACACAAGAGGAACTGCTTCGTCTGCTTCGCGAAGCAGGATATGATGTAACACAGGCCACGGTATCTCGTGATATCAAAGAGCTTCGGCTACTGAAAATGCTTTCTCCCGATGGAAAATACCGTTATGTGCCTGCAAAAGATGACAGTAAATCGAACTCCGGAAAGTTCTTTTCTCTTTTTGCCGATTCTGCGGTCTCCGTTGCAAGTGCGCAGAATATCGTCTGCGTAAAGTGCCAGCCGGGAATGGCCAATGCGGTGTGCGCAGCGATGGATGCCTTGTATCGCGACGATGTCGTAGGCACCCTCGCGGGCGACGATACTATTTTTATTCTTACACATAATGATAAGGAAGCTGAACTTCTTGCGGAAGAATTGAACGATATAATCAGGTGA
- the recN gene encoding DNA repair protein RecN, whose amino-acid sequence MLTQLYIENVAVIEKVSVDFHSGFNVLTGETGAGKSILIDSINAILGERTSRDLVRTGAKSAFISAVFTNLGKNVLAKLEELGYILDEDNSVMLQREIFADGRTACRINGRPATVSTLKEIGPLLVNIHGQHESYGLLSPENHLSYLDSMGLPQDLMERYSAAFSEAKKVRRELEALNMDEAQKARQIDLLTYQIKELEEANLREGEEEELESQRTMFRNSEKIASSIKQAKDYLDGGEESEGAVSAVSTAADCVRNAEQYMPELHALAERLQSIAYDLEDCREELRSYDDRLEYDPTELDAIEARLDTIYRLGLKYGGSVSEMLKFLEKSKSELSKIQMSDELAAKLRSQYKEAVTQAKNLAMEISEWREKAAKDFCCRVKKELEFLNMPHVAFEVKQERGALNSKGCDKVEFLISTNAGEPAKPISKIASGGELSRIMLAVKTVLAGRDEVGTLIFDEVDSGVSGGAAQKIGLKLREVSESRQVICVTHLAQIAALANSQYLIAKNVKDGKTYTQVTELDDEGRRQELARIIGGTKITPLTLQNAAEMLKMARDSAKPT is encoded by the coding sequence ATGCTGACACAGCTCTACATTGAAAATGTGGCGGTCATCGAAAAAGTCAGTGTCGATTTTCATTCTGGATTTAATGTCCTTACTGGCGAGACCGGTGCTGGAAAATCGATTCTGATTGATTCCATTAACGCAATTCTTGGGGAACGCACTTCCCGAGATCTTGTGCGCACAGGAGCAAAGTCGGCTTTTATCAGTGCGGTGTTCACCAATCTTGGGAAAAACGTGCTTGCAAAACTTGAGGAACTTGGTTATATTCTCGATGAGGATAATTCCGTTATGCTTCAGCGTGAGATCTTCGCAGACGGAAGAACAGCTTGCCGTATCAACGGAAGGCCGGCAACGGTATCCACGCTGAAAGAAATCGGCCCGCTGCTTGTCAATATTCATGGTCAGCATGAAAGTTATGGATTGCTTTCTCCTGAAAATCATCTGTCCTATTTAGACAGCATGGGCCTTCCGCAGGATTTGATGGAACGTTATTCCGCTGCTTTTTCCGAAGCCAAAAAGGTTCGTCGGGAATTGGAAGCGCTGAATATGGATGAAGCGCAGAAGGCACGCCAAATTGACCTGCTTACATATCAAATCAAAGAGCTTGAAGAAGCAAATCTTCGGGAAGGCGAAGAGGAAGAGCTGGAAAGCCAGCGCACCATGTTCCGGAACAGTGAAAAAATTGCTTCTTCCATTAAGCAGGCAAAGGATTATCTCGATGGCGGAGAAGAAAGCGAGGGCGCTGTTTCGGCTGTTTCCACCGCTGCGGATTGCGTCAGAAATGCAGAGCAGTATATGCCGGAGCTCCATGCCCTTGCGGAGCGCTTGCAGAGTATTGCTTACGATTTGGAAGACTGCCGTGAAGAACTCCGCAGCTATGATGACAGGCTGGAATATGACCCGACTGAACTGGATGCAATTGAAGCAAGGCTAGATACAATCTACCGCCTTGGGCTGAAATACGGCGGTTCGGTTTCCGAAATGCTGAAATTCCTGGAAAAGAGCAAGTCGGAGCTTAGCAAAATCCAGATGTCCGATGAATTGGCTGCGAAACTGAGGTCTCAGTATAAAGAAGCCGTTACGCAGGCTAAGAATCTTGCTATGGAAATATCCGAATGGAGGGAAAAAGCGGCAAAGGATTTTTGCTGCCGCGTCAAGAAAGAACTTGAGTTCTTGAATATGCCTCATGTAGCATTTGAAGTGAAGCAGGAGCGCGGGGCTTTAAACTCTAAGGGATGTGACAAGGTAGAGTTTTTGATTTCAACGAACGCGGGCGAGCCTGCAAAGCCGATTTCCAAAATCGCTTCCGGCGGGGAACTTTCCCGAATTATGCTTGCGGTAAAGACTGTGCTCGCCGGGCGCGATGAGGTCGGAACGTTGATTTTTGATGAGGTAGATAGTGGCGTCAGCGGCGGTGCAGCGCAGAAAATCGGCCTCAAGCTCCGTGAAGTCTCAGAAAGCAGGCAAGTAATCTGTGTTACCCATCTTGCCCAGATTGCTGCGTTGGCTAATAGTCAATACCTGATTGCGAAAAATGTCAAAGACGGCAAGACCTACACGCAAGTAACGGAATTGGATGACGAAGGCCGCCGTCAGGAATTGGCCCGCATTAT